From the genome of Leishmania major strain Friedlin complete genome, chromosome 35:
TACAGGCACTGCCAAAGACGGTAtgggcggagctgctggcaacagcaccgccaccaccgcctcgccCAACGACGCTGATTGCGCCCACTTTGGTGCCTCTCACCATCAAAGCCCCGCGACTGCTGCCGAACCGTCTGACCGGCCGAGGTGGCCTCTACTGCCCACCAAAGCCGTTTTACCGGCTTGTCGTGCCCACTGTTCGGCGGGCCACCGtcgtgacgctgctgcaccgcgtgaAAGTGCGCGACGTGTACAGCTACGCCGTGGAGGCAGGCCAAATCGACTTGGTGCGCTCGCTGCGGTACAGCCTCCAcctgccgccgtggccgctgcgcgacgtgCGGGGGTGGACGGTGACGGACTACGCGATGGCAcaccacagccgcagcagggcGTCTCTTGTGGCACTCTTCATCGCTGCCGGCATCGCACCCGCAACGCGGCACGGGCGGCGCatgctgcacagcagcggagaTGATGCGttggtggcggcagtgcactacgcacagcagcagcgctggaaGACAGCGGCAGCTTTGCAGTGTGTGGCCAAAACCGCGAGTGACGCTGGGGCAGAGGAGCGTCACGCCGGCGAGCAAGCCGCCATGGCAGCGCTGGAGCTGGTCGCTGACACCCTCTTCTGCCTCGTCAACGCTTCCGCAGAAAAGCGGGTCAGTGATGGAGGAACCGCAACTGTGCGCTGCGTCTTGGACGCCTTTCTGGAGACCCGTCATCTGAGTGACTTCCACCACgtgccgtgtgcgtggctCGGCCGTGTTGTGGTggcctgcgctgcggcgggaCGGTTGGATGTGCTGCGACTGCTCAAGGAGCACTACAGTGTAGACCTAGCGCAAGACTGGTGCAATGGCgcttcgctgtcgccgctgagTGCGTCTGGCACGCAACCGACACCGCTTCTCATGGCagtgcaccagcgccacagcGACATTGTGACGTACCTCCTCAAGGCCGGATGCGCCGTGCACGAGCGCAGCtgccccaccgctgccatGACCGCGCACGTTCCGCTAGGGAACATACACGCCTCGCTAATCAGTCCACTTTGCTTGGCGGCGTGGAAGCGCGACTATGTGCTACTGCGCCTGTTGCTGGCGGGTTCGCCACCGCTCCGGGCGGAGGAtacggaggaggaggtcggCCGCAGCGTTGGCGATGTATTGCGTGGACTGGTGATGAGTGCGCCTCCTGGCATGCAAcgtgaggcagaggcggcgctggccgactgcgtgcgcgcactcgCCACGGCCGGCCACCCGCTGCGGTTTGCCGGCACGgtgcgcgtcgctgcggcgaagGGACTCGtgcaggtggcgcaggcgctcgtGGAGTGCTACGGCAGTGCCGCCCTTCTCGCAGACTTAGCTGTCTCGCTTGACGGCCGCGACGCAgaggccgaggaggatgcagaggatgccgccgcgccacgcgTTCGGGGGCAGCTGACCGCTCTCGCCTACTtcgccgcagacgcgcgccTCGTGCCAGCGCTTCGCGCTCTGTTGGTAGAGCGGATGGTGGATGAGTATCAGCTGGAGTCATGGAGGCCGACCACGCTGGCTGCTACGGTGCAGGCGTTGTGCCGCAAGGCTGGccggcgtggcgcgcgcgtgacggcggcggccgtggactacgcgctgtggcgcggctgtgCCGACGGCGCTGTTGTGCTGCTTGCGCTCGGTCTTGTAGGGCGCGgtgtggcgccggcgccgcgtccgccGTGCGGTGCGGGTAGCGCTGTCACACGCGTCTCTGCGCGGGCGCTGTCCTTGTGTCTGCACCTCTTCAGCGTCCTTCGGCTGTGGCACAAGCGGTGTGGTCAATACAAGTCCTACACAGTGCTCCACAGCGCTGCAGAACTCGGCTATGGGGACGTGGTGAGCGCTCTAACGGCAGAGATGATGGGGCTCCACCTCCCCGTCGTGGGCTCCGACGGCAACGGCTCTGTGCTCTCGTACTCGAACACCCGCGCCACGGTCACCGCGCCGTCACTCTACGCCCTCGCCGCGACCCACGCGGATGGGTGGAGGTGGTTCCCGTACTTTGAGCGCGTGGAACTTGTACTCGACCCTCGAACCCTTTACATCGCGGCTCGCGACATGTTTGCGCTGATCTTCAGCGACTTTGGCGTGTCGCAGACGGTGGACCGGGTGTGCCGTCGCGCCGCCCAACACAAGCTCTTGGGCGACGTCTTCAGCGTCTTCGACAGCGCTGGAACTCCTGCGGCCGCTAGTGCTAGTCTGGGTGACATGCGCAACCCCGGTGCGCTGAAGTCTGTGGCGGATATCGGtggcgcgccggcagcaacGCGCGGGTGTGCAGTCTCGGCGTCGTTTGTGTctcgccagctgcagctgagACCGGCGGCCTTTTTCTTGGCTGGGGGAACCTACGTGCTCACGAGCCTGACGTCGCTGACGTGTGCCATCGCGGCCGGCAGCCTGGAGTGGGTGCAGTACATTGCCGTACAAGGACCTTCGTTGGTGTACCACCGCGCCACGGCGACCCGACTTAGCACGGCAGCAGACAGGAGGGCGACCACGAAGGAGCGCCACGCTCAGCTGCAGGCTACAATGGTCGCTGGTAATCGACCCCGTCCATGGCACCTGCGGCAAGGATCAACGCGCCGTCCGCACCGCTGCGAGGCCCGCCTCGACGATAGGAGAAGTGCAAGTGCCGCGTCGGCGCACATCGCAGATGGCGTGTGTAGCATGGGCGCGTTGACGCTGTGCATGGCGAtgctggcagaggcgcatCTGCGTCGCCAAGGCTCCGCCATGGCACAGACGTACGAGGATATACTGACCCACTTACTCTCCTGGCCCGGTGCCACGCCGCGCAAGGAGACGATTAACCTGCTTGCCATTGTAGCGGCTTCGCTGCGGAGGTGGCCACTTCTGATGTTGATTATGCAGCAGGCGGACCGCCTCTACGCGGCGGGGCTACTGACAGGCATGGATGATGCCCAAGAACAGCAGTGTCCGTCGGCACTGCCGCGCTACTTATTCCCGTTGCTGCCGGAGGAGCTCCCAGCCGTTTTGGCGCATGTCATAGGCAGCGCCCGGCACGTCATgcacgccgtcgcccgcTGGGCCCCAAAGGACGTACTCATCGAGGTGACCCGTCATTGTCAGCGCTCCGACGTTGAGGCGGCCGCAGATGCGCGGGGCTGCACGAGCGTCTAccacgcgctgcaccaccgacAGCCGTTTGCGCTGGAGACGTTTGCAGCCCTTCGAGTGCCGATGGGCCAGCCATGCCGCAAGCGGCAGTGTCAGACGCCACTGATGGTCGCCGCGGCTCGCGGGTGTACGGCATTcgttgtggcgctgctcaaGCCGCATCGAGTGAATCAGAGGGACAGGGAGGGCCGCACCGCGCTCatgctcgccgccgcgcacggcCACAGAGCCACCGTGGAGGCACTCCTGGCGGCCAACGCCGACGTCTCCCTCGGCGACTCGTGCGGCCGCACAGCTGTGATGCTGGCGGCCTTGGGCGGCTACGACGATCTCGCCGTGCAACTCGTGCAGAACTTCTGCCATGCCGGTGACTTGATGTCCGCGCAAACGTCCGTGCTGCACTGCGCGGCGGTCGGCGGATGCTGgcgcaccacggctgcgGCCCTGAagctggcggtgccgcccgGCGCGCAGCTGATGGGTGGCTGCGCCGAAGCCTTTGCGCTGCTCGCGCTACGCGAGGACATGGACGGGCACACGCCTCTGCACCTCGCACACGCCTTTGGCAGCGCGCGGGTCCTGCATGaactgctgcaggtgctATTCAACTTCTGCGAGGAAGGGGGGACAGTGCAAGGGCTGCTGGCGCGGCTGAGCACGCATGGAGGCGGCTCCATCGAaaagcggctgctgctgtgcgactccacgctgcagcagtacGGCTGGCTTCGTGGTGTTCTCGAGGTAAACGCTGCACTTcaggagaaggtgcgccAAGGGTATGAGCAGAGCCCCGCTGCGCGTGGGTTGAAAGCGGGGGAGGTGGTCTTTCAGCCTTTCGCGCCGCccctgcgcagcgccgcgtcgctgctgctgtggtgcgtGCAGACAAGTAACACGGTTGgtctgcgcgtgctcgccgACTACAACGTCGCGGACGACtgcggcgtgctgcacgtGGCTGCCGCAAACGGTTCCCTTAATGTCGTGAAGCTGCTCGTGCAACTGGAGATGAGTGATCCATCGATGCAAGACGCGCGAACGGGCCGCTACGCCTTCGagtgggcagcgctgcacgagAACGCGGAGTGCGCCTCCTTTCTTCTTACCCACACCGCGCTCGACTGCGCCGCGTTGCTTGACAGTTGCATGAGCGAGAACGACAACGGCGCCATGGGCACTGAGGAGGTGCCACCGGAAACAAACGGCGGATGGACAGGAGAGGACGCAAGCGGCAACGCGCCAAGAGCGGGCGACTCCAGTTCAGCCGCGTCAtctgcggtgccgctgcttcacgTGATGGCCGGCCACTGCGgtggccagctgctgctgcagttcGTTGAGCAGATCCTGTACACAGCCGCTCGCACGTACATGGTGCCATCGacccgccacggcggcgcgagTGGTGAGCAGAGCGGTGCAGAGGTGATGAGCTTGGTGCTCTACCGCGCGCTCCAGCGACCAGCCGGGCCGTCGCGTCTTACCCCGCTCGAGTACGCGATTGCGGTTGGCGACCCTGCGGCGGTCCTACACacggcgcaggtgctgcagcgtctccagGAGACAGCCGATGCGCTGAAgccggcgctgtcgtcgtccgTGCGTTTCGCACCGATGGGCTCTGGGCGATCCAACACTGCCGGTGCGGTGCGGTGGGACGGTGAGGAGGGCGTCGCCTCTCTCCAGCCAAGCGACCACGCGTCTACCACCCGCAACGGGGCGGTGTTTGTGTCCAAGTCTTTCCTGAGCTGGGTGCCAATACTCAGCCCCGCCGTGCGTGCCATCCTCTTTGACGTGCTTGGCATGTGGGAGGTGGCCAGCGTCGCCGGCTTCGCTCCGCAGCGCCACGTGGCGCAGACCTCTCTCACGACGCCGCCCACAgacggtggcgccgatgcGAATTGTGAGCGCAAGCTACAGCAGTCCCTTTccttgcagcagcgcggcgaggatgaggcggcagcggctgctaCAACAAAGGGGACTGTGTCTGCTCTTGCGGGCACGCAGCGCGTCCGGTTCAGCGATGTGCGCCTTCTCGGCATCCACATGCTTCAGCAGGATGACTACTGCGCCGAGCTGCTCCACGACTTTCTCACGCCAGATCACGAGCGCGAAGTGCTacggctgctcctgcaggACTTCCCGTACAAGATCCGCTACGAGCCAGACTCATATCGACAGTGCAGCTTGTCGACCcagacgcagctgctgcggtggcttGGTACGTCCCTGGTACTCGGCACCTACGACGTTCCGCCTCCGAGCAGCGTCCCGACGACTtcgtgggcggcggccacggGGGCGGAGCGCGAGAAGGTGGCTACCGTTGACTCGATTGAGATACAGGTGGTGCCTCACCGCGGCGAGGAATTTGTCGAGCTCAATGGCACGGCGCTCTCGCACTCCTTGTACTTATCGACGGCCCAGCATGCACTGGCCATCCCGGACGTGATGGCGAGACTGCCCCGTACACTGTGCACACAGCGCGAGGTATGGCgggcggagctggcggccgTAAGCGCACgtgcgacgcggctgctgcagcgccaagCGCATCCTGTGCTGCAACGCAGCACTGTCACCGTCGACTGGAACCTCTCGATGATGTCGAGCGATGGGACCACGAGTGTATCGGCAGACCTCGACGGGTACGGCGCTGTCtttgtgcgcgtctgcgaaGCCCTGCGCACCTTCATGGACTGGGTGCGTGGTCAGCTGCGGAGTCTTCTTGCCGAGGTCGACGCTGCAGATCTTGCGGCGGTCGTTGTCGGGGTGCGGCAGGGCGGGATGGCTGGCTTGCAGGTACGTTTCCGGTACGTCACCGAGGAGCATGCCGTCACGCGCTTTCCAGCTGCGcccacggcggcagcttcTACCGCGCTGATGTTCAAGAGCGCGGCGTACCCGTCGTGCTGCATCGAGTTCAACGAAGTCACACATACAGACGTGATGCACGTCTGCCAGGCCACGATTGGGCGGGCCATTGCCGCAGATGTGGCTCTGGTGCGGGTGCACCACACGAGGGACCGCTTCTTGCAAGTTGTGCACCAGCTTCTTTCTGCGCCGAAGGGGGTCGCGGTGGTGTCGACAACGCCACCACGACATGTAGATGTTTCCAAGGAGAATGGtcgaagcgctgcagctgacgtgtcgccgtcgccaccccgggacgcggaggagctgaagaagAGCAGACGCACAAAGAGTGCCTGTGGGTTAgccacgccaccgctgtcgtcggAGTTGCTTCGGTTCAAGCTCGAGCTGGAGGGCACCACGCTGGACGCAATGCCCGTGCAGGAGTTTGagcgactgctgctggccgagacggcggcggcgatcgACGCAGTGGTATCGCCCTGGCCACGTGCGGCGTCCCCGTCGCGAAAATCGACGGCTGACGCACCGACCAAGGCGTACGATGCATTCCACTCCGCCGCGATTCTTAGCGCCGCGCTCGTGCGTCGGCTGCGGTCTGTCCTTGTGCTCTTCACCACACGTCGCGAGGCGATGGTTCGActcagcagcgacaagcTAATGCTGTGCTTCACTGCCGACGAGACCCCGTCGCGGAGCGACATCGCCGCGGAAATCACGCGCACGCTGGTGCAAGAGGAGTGCGACGTGTACCAGCGGCGGTTGGCAGAGGTTTACGAGATGATGACGCAGCGGCTGACGGCGTACCTGCCGCAGGCGAAGCTCGTGGTGGACgtggaggcgatgcagcggcttgCCGGTGACGATGCGCACATGCTCTCCGCGATGCGATTGTTAGTGCATCAGCAGAGTGAGTGGGTACTGCAGCGGCTCGTGGAGGGGGTGAGCATTGGGTGGGACACGGAGCTTGGCGCCGTGGTGCGGCGTCATGTGCTGCAAGTGACGCTCACCTTGGACCCAGGCCTCTACGGCACCTGCTACCTATCTCCTGACGGTGTTTTTGCGTACTACTGCCCCTTGCTGTGCTtggagcggcagccgcctgGTGCGCTGACAccatcctccctcccctcgtGGCAGCTGCTGAGCTCGCAACACATTGCGTCACTGCTGCTCATGCAGCTAGCGGTTCGCGAACCGCAGGTGCTTCAGTTTGTGGATCGGAAGCGAAGCGTGGCGTGCTGGACCACCGCGCGCCGCATCCCGCGCCGCATCCTTCCTGGCCGCCCCGTCGTCATCGAGGTGCAGGCGCGCAACTTGTTCAATCGGCCTCTGCGTCGCGGTGGGGAGCGACTGTTGCTGATGGGCGAggtggagaagctgcgcgtCGAGGACGCCGGCAAGGGGCGGTACATGATTCGCTTTGACTCGCCCCAGCGGGCCGGCGGCCATCGTCTCTTCATTCTCCTTCACGGGCAGCCCATCGCACAGTCACCAATGTGGTACACGGTGTGGCCCGGCGTGGTAGACCTctgccgcacacgcgtgtgcgacaCGTTTAACGCAGTAGTGATAGGTGTGCCCTTCACGGTGcttctgcagctccgcgacgccgccggcaaTCGACTGCTCGCGGCACCTAACGGGTTGACGGTGGCGTGCGCGTCCCCTGCCTCAATGGTACAGCTGCAGACGTGGGGGTGGAAAGGGCCTGGCagggtggcggtgacgctaCGAGTGCTGCCCGCCGTGCCCACCAAGACGGCGCTGATCATCTCGCTCAAGCTTACGTGCCAgtcggctgccgctggcgctaCTGCGGATGGCGCTGTCTGCACGGCTACAGTGCCTCTTCCAGCATACTCATGCGTCGATAGCAAAACCTACCAGCATGTCTGCCGCGTGCGTCGCGGGCTCATTGCGGATAGCGGCTCACCCATTCGTCACCAGAGCCCGTGCGCGTACCCGGGAATGGGGCCGACACCCcacacagcgccgccgcagccatCCAGCCTCTACTTCCGCCAAGCGACGCGGCGTGCGGTACGCAGGAAGCTTGCgaaagcagcagccgcgctggGTGGCGCGCTGAGCTACCGCTATCCGCGCAACGCCGCCATGAAGCGGCTACAGATGCGCACCAAGTTGGCCGCATTAAAAGGCTCAGGTGGTACAAGGCCGCGCGCAAAGCCCGTCTCCAATTCCGGCAGCGCGGCTGTCACGCCCACAACTGCATGATGACTGGTGCGGTACAGGGGCTGCACAGAGATAGCGGGAAGGAtagggggaggagagcggcCGACAGCTCGGTGCAGCATCCGCGAGGAATCAAGGATTGCCAGCGCTGACTCGAGTCCGTGTCTCACCTGCATGTTTCCTGTCGACCCTGCCCTTGACAGTATCGCGCTGCGGGTCTTTCCatctgtgtgtgggtgtgcttTTGAAGCTGATGCGCGCCAGCTTTCCCCCTACTTCTTTTCCATGTTAGCTGTGTGCACGCTTCTGCAGCGAGTTTCACGGCAGAGATTCGTTTAGGAGGTGCGAGCCgcctgcgtgtctgtgtgtgtgtgtgtgtgcgtatgcgtgccAGTGCCATATTGAGGTCGGTGCCTGTGTCAGCCGAATAAGGGGTGTAGTGGAGAGACGTTGCCGTATGCGGAATCTGCACACATTTTTGCGCATAATCGTAGACGAAACGAGCaacgaagcagcagcagctcacacCAGAGGGACAAGTCAGGTGTGTTTGTATGCGGCAGGCGATGGTGGTAATGTTGATGGCGGTGCGTTTGTTCGAGCCGTTGCTGTGCTCTTCAACGCGACGGCCATCCCTCTCCTGCCCCTCCTTCCACTCACTTGGGCTTGAGAATGGTGCTcaaggcagacacacagacacaaggTTGCAAGGCgacccctctccttcctccagcaccgaaAATCAGACACATGCTCACCAATGCCCGGTAGATGCGCGCACtcgtcccctccccttcccttcccccccctctctctctcacctacacacgcacgcgcgcgccccCTCCTTTGTGTTCATCGCGTGCgctcttcgccgccgtctgTTACACCCGAACACTcacgcacatgcatgtgCTGGTGCGTGTCCCGCACTGACTCTCTCCCTGCACCCGTGCCGCTGTTTTCTTGTCTGGCATATTCCACCTGTCTCTGctctgct
Proteins encoded in this window:
- a CDS encoding putative ankyrin repeat protein (previous protein_id=AAZ14427.1), whose amino-acid sequence is MSAAHQVSSFLEIPTKKETDAALVTMEAPSDFTPARAPILCLVCTATACGSQLIATINVTLDTTLAEVRSVLVSLAAGGDGGPAAVKQPPTNVSAKQAHMIVSSPLHPFNFTETFSFVHCGGCRAYARAKEASLLIEDVLPRYPRFGVPPASLSAREGLSSSTAVLGTATAGSRRRVCTSSCTRWLPDAAPPLVVVAHPRQQKGRRSHRRHQRVSHQADEKGTSVLDVPRMPRQKRYALAALFVTPGDHAEGGLRAERVVAERLQLQLPDPLRGLGAAVSGPGLFSSATLAANYGRPFRLETWCCGVTRWNGNTEDFLGRTLLHEAAQVGNEAAVHFLASQPYVAVDAAERQSGCTALQLAVLGNHVGVVKVLLEEGGANPLISNRAGDTSLHIALERRRAVLVGLLCARLRALQVPPAALQEESMRNSISYTPVELFRLYSPSLGDLCRDGASLLAVKSLVHHYFFSPDEVTTRDAFSGQSVLHAAVAGSGLDVVRYVAEDLGLAARLSVPGGPYADLLFDYRRQTPLHVAAATGEPACVQYLLHNLPASCLTQPDVNGSTPLLAAMKARRWRVVELLLAQCPPGTLAAAVQDRSGLSALHFACSLGMTRVAAILLQHHSAVAAQRSVAARPSSSFSSASSMTADEQWGSHWENIALVRHSALRGRLRKLEEREIRRQAQRQQRSAAASGSLTSHSGRSYCPLAEDADPVAAVKAARQYPYGGARRGYTPLRCALLYAVRRGNGPATVPADLLRVLCEYGALTAETADDTRDLLFYLLTHRSDAAAEPLLAWVTERCAAAVAVLRRDNVLLCRFCALGDAIGVRWCVEKQLCDVHATAVNPLVACAAAGDAAAAAFLIKCAGADVNAMAGHESALAVALREGHEEVAQVLILNQAALSSRDGSWTALQQATSSNLESVVRGLLGSCAIDPFHVSRVLLRTLQGLVYERPSRRRERSRLASYLARACDPLAFEVHPTELLHLSAAVGCFDVTLALAERLQALPKTVWAELLATAPPPPPRPTTLIAPTLVPLTIKAPRLLPNRLTGRGGLYCPPKPFYRLVVPTVRRATVVTLLHRVKVRDVYSYAVEAGQIDLVRSLRYSLHLPPWPLRDVRGWTVTDYAMAHHSRSRASLVALFIAAGIAPATRHGRRMLHSSGDDALVAAVHYAQQQRWKTAAALQCVAKTASDAGAEERHAGEQAAMAALELVADTLFCLVNASAEKRVSDGGTATVRCVLDAFLETRHLSDFHHVPCAWLGRVVVACAAAGRLDVLRLLKEHYSVDLAQDWCNGASLSPLSASGTQPTPLLMAVHQRHSDIVTYLLKAGCAVHERSCPTAAMTAHVPLGNIHASLISPLCLAAWKRDYVLLRLLLAGSPPLRAEDTEEEVGRSVGDVLRGLVMSAPPGMQREAEAALADCVRALATAGHPLRFAGTVRVAAAKGLVQVAQALVECYGSAALLADLAVSLDGRDAEAEEDAEDAAAPRVRGQLTALAYFAADARLVPALRALLVERMVDEYQLESWRPTTLAATVQALCRKAGRRGARVTAAAVDYALWRGCADGAVVLLALGLVGRGVAPAPRPPCGAGSAVTRVSARALSLCLHLFSVLRLWHKRCGQYKSYTVLHSAAELGYGDVVSALTAEMMGLHLPVVGSDGNGSVLSYSNTRATVTAPSLYALAATHADGWRWFPYFERVELVLDPRTLYIAARDMFALIFSDFGVSQTVDRVCRRAAQHKLLGDVFSVFDSAGTPAAASASLGDMRNPGALKSVADIGGAPAATRGCAVSASFVSRQLQLRPAAFFLAGGTYVLTSLTSLTCAIAAGSLEWVQYIAVQGPSLVYHRATATRLSTAADRRATTKERHAQLQATMVAGNRPRPWHLRQGSTRRPHRCEARLDDRRSASAASAHIADGVCSMGALTLCMAMLAEAHLRRQGSAMAQTYEDILTHLLSWPGATPRKETINLLAIVAASLRRWPLLMLIMQQADRLYAAGLLTGMDDAQEQQCPSALPRYLFPLLPEELPAVLAHVIGSARHVMHAVARWAPKDVLIEVTRHCQRSDVEAAADARGCTSVYHALHHRQPFALETFAALRVPMGQPCRKRQCQTPLMVAAARGCTAFVVALLKPHRVNQRDREGRTALMLAAAHGHRATVEALLAANADVSLGDSCGRTAVMLAALGGYDDLAVQLVQNFCHAGDLMSAQTSVLHCAAVGGCWRTTAAALKLAVPPGAQLMGGCAEAFALLALREDMDGHTPLHLAHAFGSARVLHELLQVLFNFCEEGGTVQGLLARLSTHGGGSIEKRLLLCDSTLQQYGWLRGVLEVNAALQEKVRQGYEQSPAARGLKAGEVVFQPFAPPLRSAASLLLWCVQTSNTVGLRVLADYNVADDCGVLHVAAANGSLNVVKLLVQLEMSDPSMQDARTGRYAFEWAALHENAECASFLLTHTALDCAALLDSCMSENDNGAMGTEEVPPETNGGWTGEDASGNAPRAGDSSSAASSAVPLLHVMAGHCGGQLLLQFVEQILYTAARTYMVPSTRHGGASGEQSGAEVMSLVLYRALQRPAGPSRLTPLEYAIAVGDPAAVLHTAQVLQRLQETADALKPALSSSVRFAPMGSGRSNTAGAVRWDGEEGVASLQPSDHASTTRNGAVFVSKSFLSWVPILSPAVRAILFDVLGMWEVASVAGFAPQRHVAQTSLTTPPTDGGADANCERKLQQSLSLQQRGEDEAAAAATTKGTVSALAGTQRVRFSDVRLLGIHMLQQDDYCAELLHDFLTPDHEREVLRLLLQDFPYKIRYEPDSYRQCSLSTQTQLLRWLGTSLVLGTYDVPPPSSVPTTSWAAATGAEREKVATVDSIEIQVVPHRGEEFVELNGTALSHSLYLSTAQHALAIPDVMARLPRTLCTQREVWRAELAAVSARATRLLQRQAHPVLQRSTVTVDWNLSMMSSDGTTSVSADLDGYGAVFVRVCEALRTFMDWVRGQLRSLLAEVDAADLAAVVVGVRQGGMAGLQVRFRYVTEEHAVTRFPAAPTAAASTALMFKSAAYPSCCIEFNEVTHTDVMHVCQATIGRAIAADVALVRVHHTRDRFLQVVHQLLSAPKGVAVVSTTPPRHVDVSKENGRSAAADVSPSPPRDAEELKKSRRTKSACGLATPPLSSELLRFKLELEGTTLDAMPVQEFERLLLAETAAAIDAVVSPWPRAASPSRKSTADAPTKAYDAFHSAAILSAALVRRLRSVLVLFTTRREAMVRLSSDKLMLCFTADETPSRSDIAAEITRTLVQEECDVYQRRLAEVYEMMTQRLTAYLPQAKLVVDVEAMQRLAGDDAHMLSAMRLLVHQQSEWVLQRLVEGVSIGWDTELGAVVRRHVLQVTLTLDPGLYGTCYLSPDGVFAYYCPLLCLERQPPGALTPSSLPSWQLLSSQHIASLLLMQLAVREPQVLQFVDRKRSVACWTTARRIPRRILPGRPVVIEVQARNLFNRPLRRGGERLLLMGEVEKLRVEDAGKGRYMIRFDSPQRAGGHRLFILLHGQPIAQSPMWYTVWPGVVDLCRTRVCDTFNAVVIGVPFTVLLQLRDAAGNRLLAAPNGLTVACASPASMVQLQTWGWKGPGRVAVTLRVLPAVPTKTALIISLKLTCQSAAAGATADGAVCTATVPLPAYSCVDSKTYQHVCRVRRGLIADSGSPIRHQSPCAYPGMGPTPHTAPPQPSSLYFRQATRRAVRRKLAKAAAALGGALSYRYPRNAAMKRLQMRTKLAALKGSGGTRPRAKPVSNSGSAAVTPTTA